TTGCTTTGTGGATTTTAAAAAGGCTTTTGACATAGTCCTTGGAGATAAAATTtggcaaagaatggaagaaataagGGTTCCTATACATCTTATAGTAGCTATTCATAGCCTATATGAGGAGGTTCAAGTCAAAATCAGAACTTCAGTTGGCATCTCTAAAAGTGCTAGGAGTGATATCGAGGTCAAGAAAGGGTGCCCTTTGTCCCCTACACTCCTTGGTTTATACattgaaaaatttgaagaatggTTAAACCTACACGAAGGTGACGATGTTCATTTGGGTGAGTTTTTTAGAAGGCTCCTTTGTATGCAGATGACCTTATTTTGATTGCTAGGCTTGTTATTGGCTTACAAGAGCACTTACTCTCCCCTGAGTAGTTTTTTAGAATAGTGGGGATGCAATTCAACATTATCAAGATGAAAGTGATGGTTTTCTCCAACAAAAGAAAACATAACCAACATAATTTCTTTTTTGAAGGCAATGTTCTTGAAGAAGTGGCAGATTACAAGTACCTCAACATTGACTTCGACAAAAATTTAAGTTGGGAAGGTTGCAGAAAGAAGAGAATGCTAAGAggttggaaagcattttatgctttTTAGAATAGGTGCAAAGAGGCAGAGTTATGGGATTGGTAGACTACCCAAACTCTTTTGCGATTTTAGTGCTTCTGGATGTATTTTATGGTTGTGAAGTGTGGGCTAGTAGCACGTCTAACATACAGTGGAAACAAATTGAGCAAATTAAAAAATGCTTGATTTCAAACAAAATCTAACTCAAAAGTTCAATCTCCTACGATATCATGTTGATTTAAGTGGGGTCTATGCCTATAGAAGCAATTTCTCTGGTGAGACTCataagttatttaaaaataattgggCAAATGGAAGAGGGTTGATGGCCTAAGGTTGTCTTGAGTGACACATTATGTATAAGAAAGAAGTATTGGATGTGAAAAAATAGCAAATGGTTTAGAAATTGGGATATATACTTGAACACGTGCCCCATGGATAATAAGGGGATCAACTCTTATGTCATGGATAAATTCCACAAGCATACTTGGGATAAAGAGCTAGGGAGAAAAAATAAATACTATATTGAAGAGTTTAACCCCTCTTGTAACCATCAACAAAAAGTGTACATAGGGGCCAATATACCGTGGAAAGCCAAAATCCTCATTACtcaattaagaactaattccaattAACTTCATTGCAAAACCAGGTGTTGGAAATGACCAAAAGAATCTTGGAAGGAAAGAGAGTACATTTTTGCACCTGAAGTAAAGTTGAAActaaaaaacacttcatttttgaaTGTGACAGTTTCAAGGCCAATAGAGACAACTATGAAAATATCCCGGTAGCTAGCTCTTGGGATAATTTATTCAGCAAGGGGTTGGTGGAGAAGTTAGGGGCACTCATTATCACACTATACAAGAAAACAATTGAAAGGAATAATTTGGTTTATGAAGGGGTCTGCCTCATAGGCTATATTTAGCCTTGTGGATGTTAAAATAAttccttattcttcttctctcttgaaagagacacctctctctctctctcttcgcgAAGTCGTGAATATATAAATAATGATTATGTTTATAATGAGTAATATTTTCACAACTTAAGCTAAAAATAAAATTTGttcaaaattatatattttttgagAGGCGTAAGCAAACAATTTGACTAAGAGCTACAAATCAATGAGGTCACAAATGAGGGACCTCATACTCGCTTAAACATTCAACAATAACACCTCATCAGGGTTTGAACCTTGATGGaaagaacaacaacaccacaacttaGTCATCACATCATGCCAATGCCAACTTGttcataattatttaaaaatagatTGTTAAAATTGATATCTAagaatatattttttttcatttttaccttatatttaatttatattattaatttttaaaagatCACACTTATTAATTTACACATATGTTTCACAACTGTTAACTCTTtcgtatatatacatattaattaattttgttgaTAGAAAAAATCATTATGGAATATTTTTTCAAGCATTACTCTTTCAATATATACTATTTCACATATATCAAACAAAGGTTTGATTTTTGCAATTAACTTAGAAAACATTAAAATTGATATTTTTGTCCAATTCTTACTCTAAAGTTATATATCTAAAAGACAAATAATGTTTATATTGTGAAATTATTAGTAACCTTTATTCCATACTCACATAATTAATATGAGAGGGAGCCActtcaaatattaaaatttaagtttatttcatcaatatgaaaaatgcATGGTCAAGTTCTTATCCCtaataatataataatcaaattTTCTAGATATTCACTACAAAATATTAGGACATATCTCAATGCATCACTTGTGGTGATAGAGCAAGGGGTTGTTATAGCCACAAATCAAAAGTCAGCCTCCTCAAGAAAGTAACAATAGAAAAATACTGCTTGATTATGATGCATAATGAATTAGATATATCGATCAAACATTATATCCCATTACATGGACAATATCAAAGATAAAAATGTACATGATATGATCTCTTGCTTATATCAGAAAGGTTGTGAGAGAATTGCTTAGTATGATAAGAAGTATTTTAATTCTATGACATGAACCAACTATAAGATAAGATCAAACATCTACAAGAGACTTATATTCTTAGCTCGtcaagtaaacttaacatgtgaataggtgtAAAAAGGATCTACCTAAGAACTAGTTAAATTATGTTCCTAGTTCAAACTAAAAGAGAAAAAATCAGATATGTAAAACCCTTGTTCACACCAACCTCCCATctaaagtgcaacttagggagaatgtaAACAAATACAAATAATGCGAAGGTTAAGATGATGGGTTTTGACTACTAGAgcatgttaggtatccatgtacacATGTAATATCTTATAAACAAAGACAATGAGAAAATCCAATGGAAGAAAATTCTTCTTCGAAAGAGAgaaaatatataaacaaatatatgcAAGTGATGGATGGAGAACCTAAGATCCTCTAAGGATGATATCCAACACAATATTATAATCTGTAGTACCCCATAGGTGGGAAATAAAGAGAATTTGTGGCCCTTCcatattaatataattttaatatgtAATTATAATGTATTACATTAACGGTGAATGCTTGAAGACAAAATATAATTCAATGCCTaaaaacaacattcctccccttgacTTTGTTTCTTTTGCAACTAGGCTTTCATTTGTCATGGGTGTGCTTTCCGTGTCAGCAACTATTGTTGCATTTTTTCATTGGTTTCTTTTTTTCATAGGTGTCCCTCTTATCTTTGGTGTAGCCACAAGTTTTTCTATTACTATTACTGGGGCATAATCTACTATTGTTGTAGTTACACCTCTATGCCaacttttgttgttgatggatgcCGTTTTACTTAGTTTGTTGGTTTCGGTGTTGCTCTCACTTTGAAAAAGAAACCATCTAAATTCTTATTCCAAATCATCCCTGGTTGTGGTTTATGGCCAATATGTGATGGAAAATGAGGACTTCTAACAATGTTTGAATGAATAAAGTTTTTGTTAAAGTAATGCCAAAGATATTTGTGCATTTTTATTGTACAATAATTATTGTGGCAAGTATAGATCAAGGGGCTATACTTAGCTTTTAAGTAATGTATTTGAGGTTATGATAGTCTTTTGATAGACTTAGGTTACCCTTGTACTACATTAGAAGAGAAAATGCTTAATGAAAGAACCATAATTAGGATCAAGCAAATAActattacaataaacaaaaaaaGTTTATAATAAATGAGTTCACCATTGATGGGTATAGTATACATGTATCTACTTTATAGAAGGCAAAGTTATAGCTAAATCATGACATGAAGAGAAGGTAAATATGAAATTGAATAATGATTCAATGAAAATGTGGTCACATTCATATGATAAAATACAATAATTAAATCAAGTAACAATGGATTATGTGTCACAAATTATACAAACATAAAATTTTATAATGGAAGTACTAGTGGAGGCTAAAAATATAAGACAGTGAGATTTCATGATGTAGCAACAAAGATCTATCTTAAATACTGTAATGTTCACAATTTTATTCAATAAAGGTGTAAACAACAAATAAAAAGTAAGAAAATGACATGCAGTTTAACTTAAATTAAAATACAATTCTATGGCAAAATTTGAAGCAAAACCTCAAGAGGCAACTCAAGGTGGGTAGGGTGAGTAAATGTGATGTCACACAATCAGGTACAAACATTGAGAGAAATATTATAGAAATGAAATATTAATATGTAAGATTATGAATCCCTTTAAGATGCACAAATGgtgaatgcaatcaaaattcatagaTCTAAGACCCTAAAATAATTAAGTATAAACCCTAGTGTAGTGTAAGATCACGTCATGCATCACGAAAATATAGATGAAAATAGAATTTCCTTAATCTAACCAAACCTAGTCAAATAGAATACATACAAGTACTCTAAAAGTATTATTTGTCTAGAACTATGTGTAGACAAGATTTTTTTATTTGAATCCACAAATTTGGATTATTTCTATAGGCATGAATCATTTTTGTAACATGCATATTTAATTCTTTTCATTGCACACGACATATACTTATATGAGATGCCCACCGATCAAGCcatgccttgaccggacatgtctcTTGGCATGCTTGATCAAGACATATCTTGATCGGTTCACAACATCGTTTCATTAAAACGTTTTACCAATAACTACCAGTTCACATCAAATGCTATTTAATATCAACAACCGATAACAAATCGGTATGATGTGAGATTAATAcgataactattatagttatcatatgaaaACATCAATTGgtgctatcatatgataactatgatAGATATCATAAATCCGATTTGTTTAATTACAATCACACCACAACATATGAAATATGGTCATAGCAcgatttggtaatgatgtccaAGTGTCGAAATGTGCAATCTGATGCTTGGATTGTGAAATGCAtataaagatgattataacaagtttattCACTCAATCATGAAGTCTAcaagatgattgaatgagagataaatgaagtctctcattcaatcatttatcttaccaaagctactTAGTTTCAACACTTAGAAACACCTAGGGGAGAGCATTGGGACACAATAGTAACGTTTTCCTAAATTGATTTACTTACGAGACTAGCTTTATGATcacataaatgataaatgataacaaTCTTTAGGCACGTGTTTTAGAATGAACATGGAGATATTGATTCCTTCAAGTGGATCAATTGAAATGTTAATAGGATGCTCCTTTAAATGTGAACTATATTTGAGTGTGTTTTCAATGATGTAACAAGAATGcaattgaatgtctttaaatacaaaTACCACAATAAATTAGATGAGATATATACTAAGTTTGCTCATGGGAAGAGAAATGGGTGGGAATCACCCAAAATTTGTATTTGAACTTTTGAATTTGAAGGGTTAGATTGTGGGTATATGATCATTCCATTACCCATGAGATTGAGCTAAGATACATAAATGATAATATTTGTACGAGGAATAAAAAACTGGTTGTGGAGGACGCAATAACAGTTAAATGCATTATAAAATGTTTGAAAAAATACAAATATGATCACaaatttggaaaaatatttaaatatagaaagattaaaaattaaaaaataaacctaactttatataaaattacactatttattattattattattattatcatattaaaATATCCTCTTAAAATAAATTGGAAATTGCTCTCCAAATATCACAAATATCATTTTATAATCTATGTACAATCTAAAAAtgtttaaaaataacaaaaaattaagAGGAAGTTTAAGACTTGCTTAGGCAGGGCCCATGAGGGGACCTTTAATTTGACTATAAATTGTCTCACAAGTTTAGGAATATTTTATGCCACATGTCAATCATCCGAATTTTAGAATGAAAACTAAATTTATTTACAACCAGCTTGcttaaatttagaaatttaaacttaaattaaCTGCACTACAAAGTTCATGGTACCTTAGTATccttgaatttagaaacttagaaaATTCCAATTAACATTGTCCAAAATTCTATCTTTTCCCATTGACATTGACTCAAATTCTATCTTTTTCCCATTAACATTGACCAGAATTATATCCTTTCCCCTAATTTTTCTCTCACACTCGGATGATGGTAATCCATGCATCACAGATAGTCCGAGCAACGTCTTTCAAACGGGGAACAACACAACTTTGCAATGAGGTATTTTTTCATTAATTCTCCTTTTTCTGTGACTCTCTTCTTCACTCTCTCATTTCTCACTCTTGCACTCTCTCTCAACACCACACAAGTCCAAGTCATGAAGAATATGTACTATAATTTGGGCCTTCCGTCTCACGGTGACCCATGCCAATGGCATGGCGTAGGTTGCAGTGAAAATGGGGGTAATGATGTTGTTGGACTCTACTTCTCTTCTTACAATATGAATAACAGTATTTGGCAGTATGTATTTAAGCTGCCAGCCCTTCATTTTCTTGAGCTCAGTAACAATAGCTTACAAGGCCCAATCCCTGTGTGCGTTGGCAGCTTGGCCAATCTGCAAACCCTTGATCTAAGAGACAATCAACTAACAGGGGAAATTCCAGAGGCTCTAGGGAATATGAGTGAGCTTTACTGGTTGGACCCGTCAAACAACAAATTAACAGGACAAATTCCAGAGGCTCTAGGGAATATGAGTGAGCTTCAATATTTGGACCTGTCAAACAACGAATTAACAGGAAAAATTCCAGAGGATCTAGGGTCTACGGGTGCGCTTTTAACGTTGTACCTGTCAAACAATAAATTAACAGGAAAAATTCCAGTGTCTGTAAAACACATCCCTTATGTGGACTTATCAAACAACGAAGTGGAAGAAGGCGCTCCAACAGGAAAAAGCCATTCCTCAGTCCTAATAAAAGTATTGGGAGCAGTAGCTGTTGTTATCGTTTTTCTAATTTGTTTTCTAGTATTCGGAGTTCTATGGATAAGGAAGTTGCATAATAGAGAGGAGTTTAAACAAACATTTCGCAAAATCCTTCAAAAGGTGGAACATCCACGCATCTCACATGAGGAGCTTCTTGCAGCAACCAATAGATTTCACAACTCCAATCTACTATCCACAAATAGCTTTGGATCAGTGTACAAGGGATTTTTGGCTGATGGTACTCGTGTTGCCGTTAAGGTTCTCAATTTAATGCATGAGCAATCGCACAAGATTTTCAGAGCAGAATGTAAAGTGTTGCAGAAGGCTCGACACCGAAATCTTGCTAGAATCATAACCACGTGTTCTACCATTCACATCAAAGCTTTAATCTTTGAGTATTTTTCTAATGGAAGCTTGGAGAAGTATTTGTATCAAAGCAGTTGTAGAATGGGATTGAGAACACTGCTGAACATAGCTATAGATGTAGCCCATGCTGTGGAATATCTTCACTATGATTGCTTCGTGCAGATAGTGCATTGTGACATAAAACCAAGCAATGTTCTTTTAGATGAAAGCATGACAGCTCATCTTTCAGATTTTGGAATATCCAGATTAATGGGAAGAATCACGGCCAATTCAGTAACTTCAACAATAGATTTAAAAGGCTCAGTGGGCTACATCGCACCAGGTATGGTTTATCAAATATCTTTCTTCTAAAAATATTATGGATTTCGTTGTTAGAACAGATTAAACAACTATATTCAATGACTTGACTGCAGAATATGGATTGAATGGCATGATGTCTCCTCGGGGAGATGTTTTTAGCTATGGTATTTTGTTATTGGAAATGCTGACAAGGAGGCGGCCAACTGATAATATGTTTGATGGTGATCTGAGCCTGCATAGCTGGGTGAAAAGGGCATTTCCAGAGAGGGTTGCTGAGGTAGTTGATACAAGCTTGTTAAGGGAAGGGGCTAGCAAAGAAACGGAAGAATGTCTGATTTCATTGATGCGTCTTGGTTTGCTGTGTTCAAGTGATTCCCCTGAAGCTCGGCCCCCCATTCAACAGGATTTCACCCCACACACTTCTTCTTCCATTAAATTAAAGCCCACTATATCCAATTTAGTTTGTGACAGAGGTGCAATAACTATTTGTGAGGAGGCATCAGATACCTAAAGCTCCACATTTGAGTAGGCTTGATATCAGTTGTAATAGTGCTATTGTCATAGTGTTGTTCTCGCTGCTGTTCTCTGTTATGTTTGGTTCTATTGTTTCTGTTTGACTCATATATGAACTTTGTTATAATCTGTGTCTTATGAATTCCTCAATATAATTCAAGACTCTCTTTTTTTCCTCAAAAGATATACATGAATATTTATTAGCTTCCTTTTAATGCGAAGTACTCAATTAAACTTACAGAATTGCTACTTAAAAACTAAGTGAATGCTCTTTGCATTGTTACAAGAGTCCTATCCCTTTTTCCTTTTGTGATAGATCCCTAAATGGGTGCAAAAACGTCTTCTTAGATCCCTCTCTAACTTTCTCTCATGATTCTTGGATAGTCATTACTTCGTTGCTAGTTAGATGACCTTTAAGTTGGATGAGCATTAGGTTAGACCTCTGTAAATAACTGTCAGATGGATGTTTGCAACCTACTTATTGCTATTCATCATCCTTGTAAAGGCATGGAAAAGGCATGGAGAGGGCCACTGATAATCAAGACACTTTTCCTTTCCTAATGTTGATATATAGTTGGATATAAAATCTAAATCCAAAGATACTAGTGGGTGTATAAGAGTCTCAGTCATAGGAGGGCCCCAAAGAGAGAGAAGACACAACTCATTAATCTAGAGCTATTGAAAAAAGGCAAACACATGACTAATAATAGATTAACTGAACTTAATAATAGATACAATTGAAAGCTGACTGAATttgaaatatagataataaaactaATGGAACAAATAAGTATTAATttagaaatcattttttttttcttaaaattagaATTTCAAGTAATAGATTCACCACATAATGATATCAAATTTTTACAATTAAGATAGTTGCAAAAGATGGTTCTAAATGACTTTAACACAGTAGAATATCTTTCAGGGGTGAGGCAAAATGAAGATACATTACTCCAAGAAATATGGACGAATCTTTCAAGATTTAGTATGCAGTTATGTTTTAAATCTTCTTTTATCTCCAATTAATGGTGTTCCATTTATATTTAGATCCAATTAATGGAGACCGTGATTCAGATAACTGAAAAATGGATGTTATTAAGAATTTAAGACCAAGAAGAATGGACAGAGTAACAGAAAGAGAAGCAATATTCTACAGTTAAATGGCGGGCGTTGGAGGAAGAAGAATGTTTTTGTTTATTCTGGCCATTAATTTATGTGTCATCTTTGTCCTTTCATAGTCTTCTGTCTCTCGCAAAGTAATTTCAAACTgataaatttaaattgaaatttgaatGGACTGGATTTGAAGGTTTTTTTTCAATAAATTCTGAGAGTTTTATATTAGATTATTTTCATTATCTTTGATCATTGAAAATGACAATTTATtaagatttcttttttttttatgatatatttatataGGTAATAATTTACAAGAACTGATCTTTCAGGAATATATTTGAACTTTTAAATTTCAGTGGTTAGATTGAGGGTATAAGATCATTCCATTATCCTTGAGATTGAGCTAGATAATATTTACATGAGGTAAACATTTGGATGCGGAGGGTGCAATAACAGTTAAAATGCATTATAAAACGTTTGAAAACATGTAAAATATGATcagtcattttttttttatattaaatatcgagggaccaaaataaggagagtttatacaaaaacaAGCATGGGAGGCAGAGCCTCAGCCATCAACTAGAGAGACTATCCGACTGAACATAGACATCCGCCTACCAAAAAAGAGTTACGAGAGAGTATATGCAGTGATCCATAAACATCAGCTAAAGAGCTACTAAACACCTATTGTAGAATCTCATCCTGGTTTTCCAACCATGTTGTCCATCCTTGTgggccttccatccacaccaccttctcCCACTCCCGGACCTGGGTAAACATCTCGAGCTTATCAAAGTAGGGACCTCTGTTGCCCCTGAGTtccttgatcagtttctttagAGCCTCATCGAATGTCGTTTGGTTCTCCGCAATTCTAGCAcattcaaagccatccttcatctcatatatgaacatggttGCCCGACCATCCTTGAGGAAACACAGCAGCTTCTCCCTCTCAACATTTATTAAAGAGcatacctgcacaacaattttataacgtgtaagtttcttaaaaaacccagtaagagtcctattagtaccttggaatttttcctcatttctaagtttccaaataaaccaaagtatgaaagaagaaagaatttgccagaacaggttagcatccttcttgaggCCATGAATGAATCCAGTAATAAcatcaagagtacaaacatgttcaGTAATGGAGATTCCAAACATCAGCCAGACCTCTCTGGCAAAAATGCAATCAAAAAAGATGTGCTGCATAGTCTCAGGCTTCCTACATATAGAGCATAGGTCGAAGGCAGCAAagttattcctaataggcagtctATCCAACATTAGTTGCCACCTGAAGCATTTGATTTTAGGGGGGATGGGGACTTCCATAGTCTCTCAAACGTTTTCTGCCAGGCAAAGGTAATAAGGTCAACATACCAGAGGGAGTTAACATGATCTATCACTGTGGTATCATGAGTGAGCAGTTTGTAAATAAACTTGGCTTTGACCTTAGAGAggagggagccatccttccattggaatgagaggtatctatgagcatctacatcagtgttcctaggaagatctagacaagcacaggtatttttaatcatattgtaggttctcttat
The nucleotide sequence above comes from Cryptomeria japonica chromosome 11, Sugi_1.0, whole genome shotgun sequence. Encoded proteins:
- the LOC131049484 gene encoding probable LRR receptor-like serine/threonine-protein kinase At3g47570, producing the protein MRYFFINSPFSVTLFFTLSFLTLALSLNTTQVQVMKNMYYNLGLPSHGDPCQWHGVGCSENGGNDVVGLYFSSYNMNNSIWQYVFKLPALHFLELSNNSLQGPIPVCVGSLANLQTLDLRDNQLTGEIPEALGNMSELYWLDPSNNKLTGQIPEALGNMSELQYLDLSNNELTGKIPEDLGSTGALLTLYLSNNKLTGKIPVSVKHIPYVDLSNNEVEEGAPTGKSHSSVLIKVLGAVAVVIVFLICFLVFGVLWIRKLHNREEFKQTFRKILQKVEHPRISHEELLAATNRFHNSNLLSTNSFGSVYKGFLADGTRVAVKVLNLMHEQSHKIFRAECKVLQKARHRNLARIITTCSTIHIKALIFEYFSNGSLEKYLYQSSCRMGLRTLLNIAIDVAHAVEYLHYDCFVQIVHCDIKPSNVLLDESMTAHLSDFGISRLMGRITANSVTSTIDLKGSVGYIAPEYGLNGMMSPRGDVFSYGILLLEMLTRRRPTDNMFDGDLSLHSWVKRAFPERVAEVVDTSLLREGASKETEECLISLMRLGLLCSSDSPEARPPIQQDFTPHTSSSIKLKPTISNLVCDRGAITICEEASDT